A single window of Onychomys torridus chromosome 8, mOncTor1.1, whole genome shotgun sequence DNA harbors:
- the N4bp3 gene encoding NEDD4-binding protein 3: protein MATASGPAGIAMGSVGSLLERQDFSPEELRAALAGSRGPRQADGLLRKGLGQRELFSYLHLPKKDGKSNKRAPRNEPDYATLYYREHPRAGDFSKTSLPERGRFDKCRIRPSVFKPPVGTGKGFLSMQSLAAHKGQKLWRSNGSLHTLACHPPLSPGPRASQARAQLLHALSLDEGGPEPSLSDSSSGGSFGRSPGTGPSPFSSSLGHINHLGGSLDRASRSPKESGPLAVLSCLPEPPPPYEFSCPAGEEVAILPETCEDLKRDLGDQDVSNPFTQVLEERQRLWLSELKRLYVERLHEVAQKAERSERNLQLQLFMAQQEQRRLRKELRAQQGLAPEPRTSGPQVEADPNARAEEEARWEVCQKTAEISLLKQQLREVQAELAQKLAEIFNLKTQLRGSRAQAQAQDAELARLRDTVRSLQEQAPREQAPGSCETDDCKSRGLRGEAGGGEAREGAEQLRAELLQERLRGQEQALRFEQERQTWQEEKERVLRYQREIQGGYMDMYRRNQALEQELRVLREPPTSWSPRLESSKI from the exons ATGGCCACAGCCTCCGGCCCTGCTGGCATTGCCATGGGCAGCGTGGGCAGCCTGTTGGAACGGCAGGACTTTTCCCCCGAAGAACTTCGGGCTGCACTGGCTGGGTCCCGGGGCCCCCGGCAGGCCGATGGGCTCCTCCGGAAAGGCTTAGGCCAGCGTGAGCTTTTCAGCTACCTGCATCTCCCCAAGAAGGATGGCAAGAGCAATAAGCGAGCGCCTCGGAATGAGCCGGACTATGCCACCCTCTACTACCGAGAGCATCCTCGGGCTGGTGACTTCAGCAAGACTTCCCTGCCTGAGCGGGGTCGCTTTGACAAG TGCCGAATTCGTCCGTCGGTGTTCAAGCCTCCTGTGGGCACCGGGAAAGGCTTCCTGTCCATGCAGAGCCTGGCAGCCCACAAGGGCCAGAAGTTGTGGCGAAGCAATGGCAGTCTGCACACACTGGCCTGCCACCCACCCCTGAGCCCTGGGCCTCGGGCCAGTCAGGCCCGTGCTCAGTTGCTTCACGCCCTCAGCCTCGATGAAGGTGGCCCTGAGCCCAGCCTTTCGGACTCTTCCAGCGGGGGTAGTTTTGGCCGGAGTCCAGGCACTGGCCCCAGCCCCTTCAGCTCCTCCTTGGGCCACATTAATCACCTTGGGGGTTCACTGGACCGCGCTTCAAGGAGCCCCAAGGAGTCTGGACCTCTGGCTGTGCTGAGCTGCCTACCTGAGCCACCTCCCCCCTACGAGTTCTCCTGCCCCGCTGGTGAGGAGGTAGCCATATTGCCTGAGACCTGCGAGGACCTCAAGAGGGACCTTGGTGACCAGGATGTCTCTAACCCCTTTACCCAG GTGCTAGAGGAGCGCCAGCGGCTGTGGTTGTCCGAGCTGAAGCGCCTGTATGTGGAGCGGCTGCATGAGGTGGCCCAGAAAGCTGAACGCAGCGAGCGTAACCTCCAGCTGCAGCTGTTCATGGCCCAACAGGAGCAGCGGCGCCTGCGCAAGGAGCTGCGGGCTCAGCAGGGCCTGGCCCCGGAGCCTCGGACCTCTGGTCCCCAAGTGGAGGCTGACCCCAATGCCCGGGCCGAGGAGGAAGCCCGATGGGAG GTGTGCCAGAAGACTGCGGAGATTAGTCTGTTGAAACAGCAGCTTCGGGAAGTCCAGGCGGAGCTGGCCCAGAAGCTGGCTGAGATCTTCAATCTGAAGACGCAACTTCGGGGCAGCAGGGCACAAGCCCAGGCTCAGGACGCTGAGCTGGCTCGGCTGCGGGACACAGTGCGCAGCCTGCAAGAGCAGGCGCCCCGGGAGCAAGCTCCAGGCAGCTGTGAGACGGACGACTGCAAGAGCAGGGGACTGCGGGGGGAGGCAGGAGGCGGTGAAGCCCGAGAAGGGGCCGAGCAGCTGCGGGCCGAGCTGCTGCAAGAGCGGCTTCGTGGCCAGGAGCAGGCGCTGCGCTTCGAGCAGGAGCGGCAGACttggcaggaggagaaggagagggtgcTGCGCTATCAGCGAGAAATCCAAGGGGGCTACATGGACATGTACCGCCGGAACCAGGCACTCGAGCAGGAGCTGCGGGTGCTGCGGGAGCCGCCCACATCCTGGAGTCCCCGACTGGAGTCCTCCAAAATCTGA
- the LOC118588654 gene encoding uncharacterized protein LOC118588654, giving the protein MTNLHLWGPWLRTRQGRGLGQEEDTLRARADERCPREGGREDRLAIPVELRPGRQWRKREIPELLEAPELPRGAGWGAHIPPAVCRACLELLQGAEAEVRLLRQGRQPLLAAAQGSRAMLHGTLIYRSPSCAGAEGTGARTASCHPRPGSDNDLGDPPCPLTMLAPRISGRAAVPSSVSNLSPRRLFGQAREPDRRAEDALGDTLLLAPEAEGKPGLTHPRGASPRARPGPRMWGADTDAAPERPEPRPGSGVQRGDPPGAALARVQQLRRPGPGPGRGSGARASPLLLLLLLQLRASPASPGFLPEPASKLARWGGAVKSLRLTASFPGLAVERDGGCVSGIIGTSPLEPRGVKNEHGERVEAPG; this is encoded by the exons ATGACCAATCTGCACCTCTGGG GTCCCTGGCTGAGGACCAGACAGGGTAGGGGGCTGGGACAGGAAGAGGATACCTTGAGGGCGAGGGCAGATGAGCGGTGTCCCCGGGAAGGCGGCAGAGAAGACAGGTTGGCCATCCCGGTGGAACTACGCCCGGGAAGGCAGTGGAGGAAGCGAGAGATCCCAGAACTGCTGGAAGCTCCAGAGCTACCCaggggggcggggtggggtgcaCATATCCCGCCCGCCGTCTGCCGGGCCTGCCTGGAGCTGCTGCAGGGGGCGGAGGCCGAGGTCAGACTCCTGCGCCAAGGGCGCCAGCCCCTCCTAGCTGCGGCGCAGGGGTCTCGGGCGATGCTCCACGGAACGCTCATTTACAGGTCACCCTCGTGCGCGGGAGCGGAGGGCACCGGGGCTCGCACCGCATCCTGCCATCCCCGGCCGGGGTCCGACAACGACCTCGGCGACCCGCCCTGCCCACTTACCATGCTGGCGCCGAGGATCTCAGGGCGCGCTGCAGTCCCCAGCTCGGTCTCGAACCTTTCCCCTCGCAGGCTCTTCGGGCAGGCGCGGGAGCCGGATCGGCGGGCAGAGGACGCGCTGGGCGACACTCTTCTCCTGGCCCCAGAGGCGGAGGGAAAACCCGGCCTGACTCACCCGCGCGGCGCGAGCCCCAGAGCCCGGCCCGGCCCCCGGATGTGGGGGGCGGACACCGACGCCGCCCCCGAGCGACCTGAGCCCCGCCCCGGCTCGGGGGTGCAGCGGGGCGATCCCCCGGGTGCCGCGCTCGCTCGCGTGCAGCAGCTCCGCAGACCCGGACCCGGCCCTGGCCGAGGCTCCGGAGCGCGCGCCTCCccgctgctcctcctcctcctcctccagctccggGCCTCGCCCGCCTCTCCCGGTTTCCTTCCAGAACCAGCTTCCAAACTGGCGCGCTGGGGTGGGGCGGTCAAGTCTCTGCGCCTCACCGCCTCTTTTCCAG GGCTGGCAGTGGAGAGGGATGGTGGTTGTGTCTCAGGCATCATAGGCACCTCCCCTCTGGAGCCCAGAGGTGTCAAGAATGAACACGGAGAGAGGGTGGAGGCTCCTGGTTGA